The Wolbachia endosymbiont of Ctenocephalides felis wCfeT genomic interval TTTGCTTTTCGCCTTAATTGTTCATCTACTTCTTGCACTTCAAAAACTTGTCTTGCAGTGATGTTATGGATATCTTGTCCGCTTGCAAAAGCTTCCTTAAATGCTGTAACATCTGCCACATGTGCTAAGAGTCTCAGCTCTATTTGTGAGTAATCAGCAGAAATTATTTTGTGTCCCTTTGATGCAATAAATGCTTGCCTAATTAGGTTTCCTTCTTCGCTCCTGATAGGAATATTTTGCAAGTTAGGGTTACTGGAACTCAGTCTTCCAGTTGCAGTTACAGTTGTTGAAAAGTTCGTGTGTATTCTGTCATCTTTTGGGTCTACTTGCTTTATCAGTGCGTCAGTATAAGTGCCTTTCAGTTTGCTTAAATGCCGCCAATTTAGAATTTTACCGGCAATTTCTGCTCCTTCTGCTTCAAGTGCCTCAAGAACCTCAGAATTAGTGCTGTACGCACCAGATTTTGATTTTTTCTTCTTATTAAGCCCCATTTTATTAAATAGAACATCACTTAACTGCTTTGGTGAAGCAACGTTAAATTTTTCCCCTGCTAAATTATATATATTATCCTCAAGTACGGTGATTACCTGATGTAATTTGTCTGATAGTTCCTGTAATTTGTGAGTATTCAGCAATATTCCATTCTTTTCCATATCAAATATTACTCCCAGAAGTGGCTTATCAAAACGCTCATAGATCGTAAAAAGCTTTTCTTGAAATAATCTTTGCGTTAGCCTTTCATGAAGAGCTATTAAAATTTTTGCTGAAAAGGTGTCTAAATTTTCACTTAAATTATATGCAACGATGTTTGACAAGCTGTGGTTGTGTTTTCCGGTGTCAAGGCTATATGACATCAGCATTAAATCATCCACTGAGCCTAGTGTTTTTTCTATCATAGGAAAGAATTTCCTGACTTCTTTAATATTATGGATTATTTTGAGTACTCCACTTGAAAGTAAAATTGAGCTAATTGTGGAAATTGCAGTCTGTATATTGTTTTGTTCTACATATAAAATGTTGTTTTCATTATAGGACAAAGAAACCTTGCTTAACACATTGTCTTCAAAATGACAGTAAACTGCGATCTTACCTTCATATCGGCAATGTTCTAAAAATTTCTCTAATTCTTTACTGTTATACTCTACTTTCTCTTCTACACTGGGTGTGTTGCAGAAAAAGAGTTTTTCTGCCTTGCCTATTAAAGAGTTAAACTCATACTTCTTTAAAAAGGATAGTAGCCTATCCATACTTGGAGGGTGAATTTCATATTTTGCAATGTCATGCTGAAGATCTACTTTCTCATATAGTGATAACAGCTCCCGTGAAATTAATGCTTTTTCTTTATGTTCAGTCAGAATATTGCGTATTCTGGTCTGCTCAATTTTATCAACATTTTCCAAAATGTCATTCAATGAACCAAACTCATCCAGCAATTTAGCTGCAGTTTTTGGCCCTATACCTGGCACACCGGGAATATTGTCTGAGGCATCACCCATCAGGGAAAATAAATCAAGCAGTTTACTTGAATTTACGCCAAACTTTTCCACTACCCGTTTTTCGTCTATGTATATGTTCTTAATAGGATCAAATATTAAGATATCGTAATTCAGGAGTTGAAATAAATCTTTATCTGCTGAAACTACTACTACTTTAAAATCCTGGTTGCCAGCATATCTTGCAGCCATTGTTGCAATTATGTCATCAGCCTCAAAGCCCTCAACTTCTTCATAGCTCAAATTAAATGCTTCAACTGCTTCTCTCAGTATAGCAAACTGCGGAATTAAATCATCAGGAGGTGAAACTCTGTTTGCCTTATATTCAGAATATAATTTGTGCCTAAAGTTTTTCTTTCCAGCGTCAAAAGCTATAGTTAAGTAGTCTGAATGTGCAATATACTTAAGTACCATATTGAGGAACCCATACACTCCACCGATTGGTATGCC includes:
- the polA gene encoding DNA polymerase I translates to MKEKTFTIIDGYGFLFRAYYVLPHLITTTGIPIGGVYGFLNMVLKYIAHSDYLTIAFDAGKKNFRHKLYSEYKANRVSPPDDLIPQFAILREAVEAFNLSYEEVEGFEADDIIATMAARYAGNQDFKVVVVSADKDLFQLLNYDILIFDPIKNIYIDEKRVVEKFGVNSSKLLDLFSLMGDASDNIPGVPGIGPKTAAKLLDEFGSLNDILENVDKIEQTRIRNILTEHKEKALISRELLSLYEKVDLQHDIAKYEIHPPSMDRLLSFLKKYEFNSLIGKAEKLFFCNTPSVEEKVEYNSKELEKFLEHCRYEGKIAVYCHFEDNVLSKVSLSYNENNILYVEQNNIQTAISTISSILLSSGVLKIIHNIKEVRKFFPMIEKTLGSVDDLMLMSYSLDTGKHNHSLSNIVAYNLSENLDTFSAKILIALHERLTQRLFQEKLFTIYERFDKPLLGVIFDMEKNGILLNTHKLQELSDKLHQVITVLEDNIYNLAGEKFNVASPKQLSDVLFNKMGLNKKKKSKSGAYSTNSEVLEALEAEGAEIAGKILNWRHLSKLKGTYTDALIKQVDPKDDRIHTNFSTTVTATGRLSSSNPNLQNIPIRSEEGNLIRQAFIASKGHKIISADYSQIELRLLAHVADVTAFKEAFASGQDIHNITARQVFEVQEVDEQLRRKAKSINFGIIYGISPFGLSKQLGITIQEAAEYINYYFSCYPEIKAYMEKAISTARAHGYVETLFYRRCFVRDINNKIPYIRQFVERAAINAPLQGTAADIIKRAMIRLFDQLKVGKIILQVHDELLVEVENEKVQEIAELIKSVMENVVKISIPLEVEIKIGDNWAF